One Bythopirellula goksoeyrii genomic window, GGGATCGCTGTCTTTGTCAAGTTAAATCATCTCACAGGTAAAGTGTGGGCACCCCCCTCTTGAACGGCGCAGCTTTTGCAGAATGAGTTTGTATGGAGACTGGGGCCCGAGATTGAGATGAGTCAACGCCAAATCACAGGCGGTCGGTATGACCGCACTTCAAAACTATCAACCTGGAGACGACATGATCGGCACTATTCTCTTGATAATTCTGGTACTGCTCTTACTCGGTGCCATGCCGGCGTGGCCTCACAGCCGCAATTGGGGATACGGGCCATCTGGAGGCCTCGGATTAGTATTGGTCATACTTCTCGTGCTTGTATTGATGGGAAGGATATAACGCTCCCCGACGTTTCCGCTTGCTGCTTGTAGTCGATTTGTTAATCACTTCACCAATTATTGGAGAATACTATGAAAGTCATTCGTAGCTTTGCCCTGAGAATCTCTGCCGCATGTTTGTTTGCTGCCACCATGGTAGCGATCAGCGGATGCGAGCGCAAAGAGAAAGTTCTGGATATCGAAACCCCTGGTGGCGAAATCGAGGTAGAACGTGACCCAGAAACAGGTGACACCGATGTTGAGGTCAACACGGATGACGATCCGAATCAGATCACTCCGTAGGGGCATCTGTCTACCTTTGAAGTCATTAAGTTTCAGTCGAAGGGCGAACCGGTAAGGTTCGCCCTTCTTCGTTGTGCCTATTTTAGTATTTGTCACACCACAAAATCACAGCGACGAATTGGCACTCTGTCACTTCTTGTGCAAGCATTCTAGATTCATTCGAACTTCCCCTTCCTCTTTGTATTGGCCGTCTCAAGACCAGACTGACTTCAATGGGGACAGACATACTTCTTTGTTCAGTTTGTCTGCGGCACATATAGCCGAGTACTAATAAAGAATTATTTGGCATGTGATATGCAGTTACTCATCTTGCGAACTTCTTCGCTTAAAAGACACCGGATCGAGGGAACAAACCATGAAGTTAGATAATCTTCAAAAACTATACGTGCAAGAATTGAAAGACCTCCATAGTGCTGAAATGCAGTTGGTAGAGGCTCTACCTAAGATGGAATCAGCGGCAACAGATTCGAATTTGAAGGAAGCTTTTCGCAATCATTTGCAAGAGACAAAACAACACGTCTCTCGACTAGAAGAGATCTTCAAAGAACTTGAT contains:
- a CDS encoding DUF3309 family protein, which encodes MTALQNYQPGDDMIGTILLIILVLLLLGAMPAWPHSRNWGYGPSGGLGLVLVILLVLVLMGRI